A single genomic interval of Lathyrus oleraceus cultivar Zhongwan6 chromosome 7, CAAS_Psat_ZW6_1.0, whole genome shotgun sequence harbors:
- the LOC127105789 gene encoding putative N6-adenosine-methyltransferase MT-A70-like yields the protein MDNTPQSDEAINSIKDIRQQLEARIETQHKSHMDMLSSVQSIIPNLVSSLDLSLKVLSSFNNRPFAPTPPLPPAPSSFNPLKSSVQLPQNPSNDSDTNLQNAKASLVATNPELEKVSPLSIVRSMVAVCLLGRVPFSPIDSSTVLRKLENDQTVTPQEKAALQELGGDLGGPTLAVEIALRSMAEDNGAVELEDFVVSGKARIMVLNIDRTRLMKELPEAAQSNQQNESSFGDGNTSQNQQQVNTGSANMNGVMMGRQVLRPMSDMWMSHGDPHMSGLQPMFSGGGPRGTPRLMGMLTTHRGIGIPTMHRLPMGPNASGSSFNAMPQKPKTLEEDNKDLEALINKKSFREMQKSKTGEELLDLIHRPTARETAVAAKFKTKGGSQVRQYCDLLTKEDCRRQTGSFVACDKVHFRRIIALHTDINLGDCSFLDTCRHMKTCKYVHYEYDPTPDVPPTMMGAPPPKPLKQQRAEYCSEVELGEPQWINCDIRNFRMDILGKFGVIMADPPWDIHMELPYGTMADDEMRTLNVPALQTHGLIFLWVTGRAMELGRECLELWGYKRVEEIIWVKTNQLQRIIRTGRTGHWLNHSKEHCLVGIKGSPEVNRNIDTDVIVAEVRETSRKPDEMYPLLERISPRTRKLELFARMHNTHAGWMSLGNQLSGVRLVDEGLRARFKAAYPDVEVQPASPPRASAMEVDSSVAAQTSTESKSTMTQFTEPAAPATISASVEKAMAIDVDTN from the exons ATGGATAATACGCCACAATCTGATGAAGCTATCAATAGTATTAAGGATATTCGACAACAACTCGAAGCTCGCATTGAAACTCAACACAAATCACACATGGATATGCTTTCTTCTGTGCAATCCATTATACCTAATCTTGTTTCTTCTCTTGATCTTTCGCTTAAAGTTTTATCGTCTTTTAACAATCGTCCTTTTGCTCCTACACCGCCTCTCCCTCCGGCTCCATCTAGTTTCAATCCACTTAAATCATCAGTGCAGCTACCTCAAAACCCTTCTAATGATAGTGATACTAATCTTCAAAACGCTAAAGCGTCTTTGGTTGCTACGAATCCGGAATTAGAGAAAGTTAGTCCTTTGTCCATTGTTAGATCAATGGTGGCTGTTTGTCTTTTAGGTCGAGTGCCTTTTTCGCCGATTGATTCTTCAACTGTGTTGAGGAAATTGGAGAATGATCAGACGGTTACGCCACAAGAGAAAGCTGCACTTCAGGAGCTTGGTGGAGATTTGGGAGGGCCAACGCTTGCGGTCGAGATTGCTTTGAGGTCAATGGCGGAGGATAATGGTGCTGTTGAATTGGAGGATTTTGTTGTTAGTGGGAAAGCGAGAATTATGGTTTTGAATATAGATAGGACCCGTCTTATGAAAGAATTGCCTGAAGCTGCACAGAGTAATCAGCAAAATGAATCTAGTTTTGGAGATGGTAACACGAGTCAAAATCAGCAGCAAGTGAATACTGGTAGTGCCAATATGAACGGTGTTATGATGGGAAGGCAGGTTTTGAGGCCAATGTCTGATATGTGGATGTCGCATGGTGACCCTCACATGTCAGGGTTACAACCAATGTTTTCTGGTGGTGGACCAAGAGGAACACCGAGACTAATGGGAATGTTGACTACACATAGGGGTATAGGTATTCCGACGATGCATAGACTCCCAATGGGGCCAAATGCATCAGGGAGTAGTTTTAATGCAATGCCGCAGAAACCAAAAACATTAGAGGAGGATAACAAGGATCTTGAGGCTTTAATAAATAAGAAATCATTTAGGGAGATGCAAAAATCTAAAACCGGTGAGGAGCTTTTGGATTTAATTCATCGACCAACTGCAAGGGAGACTGCTGTAGCTGCTAAG TTCAAAACTAAAGGTGGTTCTCAGGTGAGGCAATATTGTGACTTACTGACAAAAGAAGATTGTCGACGCCAGACTGGTTCCTTTGTAGCATGTGATAAG GTTCATTTTAGACGAATCATTGCTCTTCATACTGACATTAATTTGGGAGACTGCTCGTTTCTTGATACTTGCCGGCACATGAAG ACATGCAAGTATGTTCACTACGAGTATGACCCTACACCTGATGTGCCTCCAACAATGATGGGTGCTCCTCCTCCCAAACCACTAAAGCAGCAGCGTGCTGAGTATTGTTCTGAAGTGGAACTTGGGGAACCACAATGGATCAACTGTGATATACGTAACTTTAGAATGGACATATTAGGTAAGTTTGGAGTTATAATGGCTGATCCACCATGGGACATTCACATGGAGCTGCCTTATGGAACAATGGCTGATGATGAAATGCGCACTCTTAATGTCCCTGCTTTGCAAACTCATGGGCTTATTTTTTTATGGGTCACTGGACGTGCAATGGAACTTGGACGGGAATG CTTAGAACTTTGGGGATATAAACGTGTTGAGGAGATCATTTGGGTGAAAACAAATCAACTACAGCGAATAATTAGAACTGGGCGTACTGGCCATTGGCTCAATCACAGCAAGGAACATTGTCTTGTTGGAATAAAGGGTAGTCCTGAAGTAAACAGAAACATTGACACTGATGTTATTGTTGCTGAAGTCCGGGAAACAAGCAGAAAGCCAGATGAG ATGTATCCTTTGTTGGAGAGGATAAGTCCAAGAACAAGAAAGCTGGAGTTGTTCGCTCGCATGCACAATACTCATGCAGG GTGGATGTCTCTCGGTAATCAATTGAGTGGCGTGAGGTTAGTTGATGAAGGACTGCGGGCAAGGTTTAAGGCAGCTTATCCAGATGTGGAGGTGCAGCCCGCATCACCTCCCAGAGCTTCTGCTATGGAGGTAGACTCTAGTGTTGCTGCTCAAACAAGCACAGAATCAAAGTCCACTATGACACAGTTTACCGAGCCTGCAGCTCCAGCAACTATCTCTGCTTCAGTGGAGAAGGCAATGGCCATTGATGTGGACACTAACTAA